From the genome of Fimbriimonadaceae bacterium, one region includes:
- the rimO gene encoding 30S ribosomal protein S12 methylthiotransferase RimO: MPKTPKQPPSDGPLSVKIVTLGCAKNDVDSEEIAGVLHEAGHKIDGMAKKSDVVIINTCGFLEASKKESIEAIKQAVADKKAGKISKVIVAGCLSQRMGAELARLAPGADTYVGVGQMGRFQEIVKETMVAREKLMDVSPPHHRWADVPTRARTGKPWSAYLKVSEGCDHKCTFCTIPSFRGGHVSKPLERIVAEANHLARTGTKEINLIAQDVTQYGNDLYKKQMLPTLLRELNAVEGIEWIRILYFYPNRLTDEVIEAMATLPKVAHYIDIPLQHAHPETLKRMKRPWDGDRYLKLFEKVRKAMPDVAIRTTFIVGFPGETDEEFEYLLDFVDAARLDRVGAFVYSREPGTPSHDYDGQVPFKVKRKRYDEIMTLQQGISLAVNEDWIGKELTVLPEEHQQGWTICRSHRDAPDIDGLVFVPGELVLGEFARVKATGAEPYDLYAEATNHKMIGGKAKKLTSLRQAEPIAPQ; the protein is encoded by the coding sequence ATGCCCAAGACGCCCAAACAGCCTCCAAGCGACGGTCCATTGAGCGTCAAGATCGTGACCCTCGGCTGCGCCAAGAACGACGTGGATAGCGAAGAGATCGCGGGCGTCCTGCACGAGGCCGGTCACAAGATCGACGGCATGGCGAAGAAATCGGATGTCGTCATAATCAACACCTGCGGGTTCTTGGAAGCCAGCAAGAAGGAGTCAATTGAGGCCATCAAACAGGCCGTCGCCGACAAGAAGGCGGGCAAGATTTCGAAGGTGATCGTCGCCGGATGCCTCAGCCAGCGCATGGGCGCCGAGCTTGCCCGGCTCGCCCCCGGAGCCGACACCTACGTCGGCGTCGGGCAGATGGGACGCTTCCAAGAGATCGTCAAGGAGACCATGGTCGCGCGGGAGAAGTTGATGGACGTGTCGCCGCCGCACCACCGCTGGGCCGACGTCCCGACCCGCGCCCGCACCGGAAAACCGTGGTCGGCCTATTTGAAGGTCAGTGAAGGCTGCGACCACAAATGCACCTTCTGCACCATCCCCAGCTTCCGAGGAGGGCACGTCAGCAAGCCGCTGGAGCGCATCGTCGCCGAGGCCAATCACCTTGCTCGCACAGGCACAAAAGAGATCAATCTGATCGCCCAAGACGTGACCCAGTACGGCAACGACCTTTACAAGAAGCAGATGCTCCCCACCCTTCTGCGCGAGTTGAACGCCGTCGAAGGCATCGAGTGGATACGTATCCTGTATTTCTATCCTAACCGCCTCACCGACGAAGTCATCGAGGCGATGGCGACGCTGCCCAAAGTCGCCCACTACATCGACATTCCACTCCAGCACGCCCACCCCGAAACGCTCAAGCGCATGAAGCGACCGTGGGATGGCGACCGCTACCTAAAGCTTTTTGAGAAAGTTCGGAAGGCCATGCCCGACGTGGCGATCCGCACCACATTCATCGTCGGCTTTCCCGGAGAAACCGACGAGGAGTTTGAGTACCTGCTGGACTTTGTCGACGCCGCCCGCCTCGACCGAGTGGGCGCTTTCGTCTACAGCCGCGAGCCGGGAACTCCCAGCCACGACTATGACGGTCAGGTTCCGTTCAAGGTCAAGCGCAAGCGCTACGACGAGATCATGACGCTCCAGCAGGGGATCTCATTGGCGGTCAACGAGGATTGGATCGGTAAAGAGCTGACGGTGCTGCCTGAAGAGCACCAGCAGGGTTGGACGATCTGCCGGTCGCACCGCGACGCCCCGGACATCGACGGCCTTGTCTTCGTCCCCGGCGAATTGGTGCTCGGCGAGTTCGCGCGCGTAAAGGCGACTGGAGCCGAACCCTACGATCTGTACGCCGAAGCGACGAACCACAAGATGATTGGCGGAAAGGCAAAGAAGCTGACCTCACTTCGCCAGGCAGAACCGATCGCTCCGCAATAG
- a CDS encoding C40 family peptidase gives MTILRRLILAAILAISATLVIAQAKPQETEKIELGKLGQALKAATIFSKPSTKSKTYYKTKEYQYLVIQNSSKDGWLQVLMENGAYGYIKSEAVATFAYVVTLDVPKGNRDYQNLSSRSRASAARNGLNYQGTPYKWGGNDPTRGIDCSGFVKYLFGQIGVDLPRTAAEQVKVGTPITKLEDLKEGDRLYFWDHKRNKVGHTGIYLGNGYFVHSSSSNKGVATDYLGDAKWLKILVAARR, from the coding sequence ATGACGATTTTAAGACGACTGATATTGGCCGCAATCCTCGCGATCTCAGCAACCCTGGTGATCGCTCAGGCCAAGCCTCAAGAGACCGAGAAGATTGAACTCGGCAAGCTTGGACAAGCGCTCAAAGCGGCGACGATTTTCTCGAAGCCGAGCACCAAGTCGAAGACTTACTACAAGACCAAAGAGTATCAGTATCTCGTCATCCAAAACAGCTCGAAAGACGGCTGGCTGCAAGTTCTTATGGAGAACGGCGCCTACGGCTATATCAAATCGGAAGCCGTTGCAACGTTCGCGTACGTCGTCACCCTCGACGTACCTAAGGGGAATCGAGACTATCAAAACCTCTCTTCCCGATCACGAGCAAGCGCTGCGCGCAACGGATTGAACTATCAAGGCACCCCTTACAAATGGGGCGGAAACGACCCCACTAGAGGCATTGACTGCTCGGGGTTCGTAAAATATCTTTTCGGACAGATCGGCGTCGATCTTCCCCGAACCGCCGCAGAGCAAGTGAAGGTGGGAACGCCGATCACTAAACTTGAGGACCTGAAGGAAGGCGACAGGCTCTACTTCTGGGATCATAAACGAAACAAGGTCGGGCATACCGGTATCTATCTTGGAAACGGCTATTTCGTGCATTCGTCGAGCTCGAACAAGGGAGTCGCGACGGATTACCTTGGCGATGCAAAGTGGCTGAAGATTTTGGTCGCGGCGCGGCGATAA
- the purQ gene encoding phosphoribosylformylglycinamidine synthase I yields MRVAVLRFPGANCDQDALWALREDIGVQAEYVWHEDHSLNGFDAVFVPGGFTYGDYLRCGAIASRAAIMEETVRFANDGGPVIGVCNGFQVLCEAGLLPGALLLNDSQKFVCEDVYLKAINTTSMWTAGVDRVLRIPVAHGEGRYVCDNETWKMLRDENRIAFQYCSAAGDIAPESNPNGSAWNIAGILNRSGNVLGMMPHPERATKGILGSEDGKLILNALSVVKAGV; encoded by the coding sequence GTGAGAGTCGCTGTTCTCCGGTTCCCGGGGGCAAACTGCGATCAAGATGCCTTGTGGGCGCTTCGAGAAGATATCGGCGTGCAAGCCGAGTACGTCTGGCACGAAGACCACTCACTCAATGGGTTCGATGCTGTTTTTGTCCCGGGCGGATTTACCTACGGCGACTACTTGCGCTGCGGCGCCATTGCCAGCCGTGCGGCGATCATGGAAGAGACCGTCCGGTTTGCAAATGATGGAGGGCCAGTCATTGGGGTTTGCAATGGCTTTCAAGTTCTTTGCGAGGCTGGGCTTTTGCCTGGAGCGCTTCTGTTGAATGACAGTCAGAAATTTGTGTGCGAAGACGTCTATCTGAAGGCGATCAACACAACCTCGATGTGGACTGCTGGGGTTGACCGTGTTTTACGGATTCCGGTAGCTCACGGCGAAGGTCGTTATGTCTGCGATAACGAGACGTGGAAGATGCTCCGAGACGAGAACAGAATCGCTTTTCAGTATTGCTCGGCAGCGGGTGATATCGCACCCGAGTCGAACCCCAATGGATCGGCGTGGAATATCGCGGGTATCTTAAACAGATCGGGAAATGTGCTGGGCATGATGCCCCACCCCGAGAGAGCGACGAAAGGAATTCTTGGCTCTGAAGACGGAAAACTGATCTTAAACGCACTTTCCGTCGTCAAGGCTGGGGTGTAG
- the purS gene encoding phosphoribosylformylglycinamidine synthase subunit PurS: MVTVRVYVTLKPSLLDSAGRTVAGSLQKLGFDEIDNARIGKLIELQVNDYSEQRVKEMCDKLLANPVIEDYRFEVVQ; encoded by the coding sequence ATGGTCACGGTGCGCGTCTACGTCACACTCAAGCCCTCACTTCTCGATTCTGCTGGTCGGACAGTTGCCGGATCCCTTCAAAAGCTCGGGTTTGATGAGATCGATAACGCCCGAATAGGCAAACTCATCGAGCTTCAAGTCAATGACTACTCGGAACAAAGGGTCAAGGAGATGTGCGACAAGTTGCTCGCGAACCCCGTGATCGAGGACTACCGCTTCGAGGTCGTTCAGTGA
- a CDS encoding S9 family peptidase yields the protein MNSRNFLRGWTASLLVGIAVGSYAQVIDKEAYIAPPKPVADLLNAPRHLNVNLTNLSPDGSRFLIANSGGMSDLQSVGKVYFTLGGLQVDANANRARSMTTRGAVGYDLFEWNTSKRYSIQIPPGSKVTGAAWSNDGKQVAFFAHFELRSEIWIAEAASGKTRRLSGISVLPVHVTNLQWVNGDKEIVSVVVPDNRTPTPKRPRIASQPRVMVTNSGRDSLRTYRGLLETQYDQDLLEYYSVGQLVRIDAKSGQVKRIGEPKMILSVNPSPDGKHFIVRTMLKPFSYLVPMSSFGTVEEIWDESGKAVVEIRKTPLRTGGGAPDPDFFDEDDEQGRGGRGGGGQAGATNNGRRNLSWRPDGEGLSYLQLEPQQQGQATRQDQVIQWVAPFGKDDAKPIYKTNERIGSVSYAADMKTLFLTGTAGSNSVLYTVNIDQPEKKTTLYSYATDDFYANPGRLMTAPGAKGVDVVRVSSTGRVFLSGTQYSKDPEKEAPRPFLDAVSISDGKKERVWHSSDTMYETLNEILDSEGSTLVLNRQSRDVLPDNWLYSTQTKDAKKLTQNVDYQAEVSRCPTQRIQVTRVDGFKFWVTVTTPKFFVAGQKAPAMFWFYPSEFATQQAYNDRQRTYNKNQFPTFGNLSVEYLTTLGYVIVEPDCPIVGPQNRINDFYLSDLRNNLSATIDELDKRGLIDRDRLGIGGHSYGAFSTAHAMIQTPYFKAGIAGDGNYNRTLTPFAFQSEQRLIWESRELYINMSPMLYAENLNGALLMYHGMDDMNVGTHPINSERMFNALEVLGKTASLYMYPYEDHGPIASETLNDIWARWVEWLDRYVKNAGKEKPKEAGDGGTN from the coding sequence ATGAATTCGAGAAACTTCTTGCGTGGGTGGACCGCAAGTCTGCTCGTTGGTATCGCCGTTGGCTCGTATGCCCAGGTTATCGACAAGGAAGCCTATATCGCCCCGCCTAAGCCCGTGGCCGATCTATTGAACGCTCCAAGACACCTGAACGTCAACTTGACCAATCTCAGCCCAGATGGGTCACGGTTCTTGATCGCCAATTCCGGTGGGATGAGCGATCTTCAATCTGTAGGCAAGGTTTACTTCACTTTGGGTGGACTTCAGGTCGATGCGAACGCCAACCGTGCACGGAGCATGACCACGCGAGGAGCCGTAGGCTATGACCTTTTTGAGTGGAATACCAGCAAGAGATACTCGATTCAGATACCACCCGGCTCAAAAGTTACGGGTGCAGCTTGGTCGAACGACGGGAAACAAGTTGCCTTCTTTGCTCACTTTGAATTGAGATCGGAGATCTGGATCGCGGAGGCGGCTTCGGGCAAAACTCGGCGATTGAGCGGAATATCCGTTCTTCCGGTGCATGTGACCAACCTACAGTGGGTCAATGGCGATAAGGAGATCGTGTCGGTCGTCGTGCCAGACAACCGCACACCCACGCCAAAGCGCCCGCGAATCGCATCACAGCCTCGTGTCATGGTCACAAACTCTGGTCGAGACAGTCTGCGAACCTATCGAGGGCTGCTGGAGACGCAATACGACCAAGATTTGCTGGAGTATTACTCGGTCGGGCAATTGGTGAGAATCGACGCCAAGTCTGGGCAAGTCAAGCGTATTGGCGAACCGAAGATGATTCTCTCGGTCAATCCGTCGCCAGATGGAAAGCACTTTATCGTTCGCACGATGCTCAAACCGTTTTCCTATCTCGTACCGATGAGTTCATTTGGAACCGTTGAAGAGATTTGGGATGAGTCTGGAAAAGCCGTTGTCGAAATCCGCAAAACTCCGTTAAGAACAGGGGGTGGCGCGCCCGATCCTGACTTTTTTGACGAAGACGACGAACAAGGTCGCGGAGGACGTGGAGGGGGAGGTCAGGCCGGAGCAACCAATAATGGCCGACGTAATCTCTCATGGCGACCCGATGGCGAGGGCCTGAGCTATCTCCAGCTTGAGCCCCAGCAACAAGGACAAGCCACGCGCCAAGACCAGGTCATTCAGTGGGTTGCCCCATTCGGTAAAGACGACGCAAAACCGATCTACAAAACGAACGAACGCATCGGCTCGGTCTCCTATGCCGCGGACATGAAGACACTCTTCCTTACCGGCACAGCCGGATCGAACAGCGTGCTCTACACCGTAAACATTGATCAGCCCGAAAAGAAGACCACGCTTTATTCTTATGCCACCGACGACTTTTATGCCAATCCCGGCAGGCTAATGACCGCTCCAGGGGCAAAAGGGGTCGATGTCGTTCGTGTTTCAAGCACGGGCCGCGTCTTCTTGAGTGGGACGCAGTACTCCAAGGACCCCGAAAAAGAGGCGCCAAGGCCGTTCCTGGATGCTGTATCGATCAGCGATGGCAAAAAGGAGCGTGTGTGGCATAGCTCCGACACTATGTATGAGACCTTGAACGAGATCTTGGACAGTGAAGGTTCGACACTTGTTTTGAACCGACAGTCTCGCGACGTCTTGCCAGACAACTGGTTGTATTCAACGCAAACCAAAGATGCCAAGAAACTCACTCAGAATGTGGATTACCAGGCAGAAGTGTCCCGCTGTCCAACCCAAAGGATTCAGGTCACACGTGTCGATGGCTTCAAATTCTGGGTCACTGTCACAACTCCAAAATTCTTCGTTGCGGGTCAGAAGGCTCCCGCGATGTTCTGGTTCTACCCAAGTGAGTTTGCAACACAGCAAGCATACAACGACCGTCAGCGAACCTACAATAAGAACCAATTCCCGACATTTGGCAACCTGTCAGTTGAGTATCTCACAACGCTTGGCTATGTGATTGTCGAACCGGATTGCCCGATTGTCGGCCCTCAGAATCGGATCAACGACTTCTATCTTTCTGACCTGAGAAACAACCTTTCAGCAACGATAGACGAACTGGACAAGAGAGGCCTGATCGACCGTGATCGCCTTGGAATCGGTGGGCATAGCTACGGGGCATTCAGCACCGCGCATGCGATGATTCAAACACCTTACTTTAAGGCTGGCATCGCCGGAGATGGCAACTACAACCGAACGCTCACACCGTTCGCCTTCCAAAGCGAGCAGCGCTTAATCTGGGAAAGCCGAGAGCTCTACATCAACATGTCACCCATGCTGTATGCAGAGAACCTCAACGGCGCACTGTTGATGTATCACGGCATGGACGACATGAACGTTGGCACCCACCCTATTAACTCCGAGCGGATGTTCAACGCCTTAGAAGTCCTTGGCAAGACAGCCTCGCTGTACATGTATCCCTATGAAGATCACGGTCCAATCGCAAGCGAGACGCTTAACGACATTTGGGCACGGTGGGTTGAGTGGCTTGATCGGTATGTCAAGAATGCGGGCAAGGAGAAGCCGAAAGAAGCAGGTGACGGCGGTACTAACTGA
- a CDS encoding DoxX family protein, producing MPENKLSHYGLFVMRVILGAVFFYYGSRHLLMLFGGQGFNSTLDWMERRYHIPPAFAALAIFAEFFGGLGVLVGLLTRLAAFGIAATMAVATYVNFAQLDLYDETTVQQFGLPLVLFGMSVLLITTGGGKISLDWKLSHRKKKGEAA from the coding sequence ATGCCCGAGAACAAACTGAGCCACTATGGTCTATTCGTGATGCGCGTAATTCTGGGGGCTGTCTTCTTCTATTACGGATCAAGGCATCTGTTGATGCTGTTTGGTGGGCAAGGGTTCAACTCAACGCTCGATTGGATGGAAAGGCGCTATCACATCCCTCCAGCATTTGCCGCACTGGCGATTTTTGCTGAATTTTTTGGCGGGCTGGGTGTTCTCGTCGGTCTACTGACACGGTTAGCAGCGTTTGGGATTGCCGCGACGATGGCAGTGGCAACATATGTCAACTTTGCCCAGCTTGACCTTTACGATGAGACGACAGTTCAGCAGTTTGGGCTTCCTCTCGTGCTTTTTGGAATGAGCGTCCTCCTCATCACCACAGGAGGGGGAAAGATTTCTCTTGACTGGAAGCTGAGCCATCGCAAGAAGAAGGGCGAGGCGGCTTGA
- the coaE gene encoding dephospho-CoA kinase (Dephospho-CoA kinase (CoaE) performs the final step in coenzyme A biosynthesis.) — MKRIALTGGIAEGKSTVLGYLRDLGIAVESSDHIVSQLYENDSVLSELRAELAIEGPVTREIVRNLLQKRPEIFQTLNRIFHQRTLDRILKSSAQVVEVPLLFETCIQAQFDRVWVVTCGVEEQRRRLLSRYENESVAEQMLERQLPSRVKCAFADVIVRTNRSEASVLAFVARWVKEEFV; from the coding sequence TTGAAGCGGATCGCCCTCACTGGAGGAATCGCCGAAGGGAAATCGACCGTTCTCGGCTATCTTCGCGACCTCGGCATCGCCGTAGAGTCGAGTGATCATATCGTTTCGCAACTCTATGAAAACGATTCTGTATTGTCGGAATTGAGAGCGGAATTGGCCATTGAGGGCCCCGTCACACGTGAAATAGTCCGTAATTTGTTACAAAAACGGCCTGAGATTTTCCAAACACTGAATCGCATCTTTCACCAAAGAACTCTTGATCGCATCCTCAAATCTTCGGCCCAGGTTGTTGAGGTGCCATTGCTCTTCGAAACGTGTATTCAGGCTCAATTTGACCGAGTTTGGGTGGTGACATGCGGTGTTGAAGAGCAGCGAAGAAGGCTTTTATCCCGCTATGAAAACGAGTCGGTCGCGGAGCAAATGCTTGAACGCCAGTTGCCTTCACGGGTGAAATGCGCCTTTGCCGATGTGATTGTCCGAACCAATCGCTCGGAAGCGTCCGTCCTTGCCTTTGTAGCCAGGTGGGTAAAAGAAGAATTCGTTTAG